Proteins from a genomic interval of Bifidobacterium longum subsp. infantis ATCC 15697 = JCM 1222 = DSM 20088:
- the smc gene encoding chromosome segregation protein SMC, with product MYLKELTLRGFKSFASATTLRFEPGITAVVGPNGSGKSNIVDALTWVMGEQGAKNLRGTSMEDVIFAGTSSRPPLGRAQVSLTIDNSDHTLDIDYTEVTISRTIFRNGGSEYAINGSQCRLLDIQELLSDTGLGQQMHVIVGQGRLDAILKADPSGHRAFIEEAAGILKHRKRKERALRKLANTETNLSRLDDLLGEIHRQLGPLGRQARISRRADAIQISVRDAQARLYAEDAQRSMSRRDTVRQELGDVRNQLAVAQRELAHVKVRIEQVEALSSESSPAIAKANQYWHEFSQTRERLNALAQLAEERSRSLTGQIVTNFGEDPGILVKRAEELESQAAAQTKAVADARIALDKATEERADDEKKLASVRQTLTELRKTAQERDAQIARLRELIAREESAVQLATSRAKDYASQRDLLTSQRDDAQQQLDALRSEADSIADDDGAALDAARATLAECRERLNELADKQREIQSKIISLKSKADALADTLGSRNASGSLERDTDVASLGRLTDFIHVAEGWEEAVAHALDQYASAIVVPEAGNMLHALERAREDKLGKAVVLTASIAGDPVTEPGTESEESSAENTAAAPQSGNALAAFVTANPDAENQAQAEAVVHTVRLLLADVAMAGTADEAQHIVASGEAMRAVTKNGETFTHGVAAVGGSSISQSDLSLAARRDKALAQVKQLAAQDGGMAEQVAEAKAKRDEAARLVDQESAKRTEARLKAQQAEKSLKSATDRVASFTRQLEQLDRKITETQENRNEHQLRLDDLNRALASAQQSTAEHADFDELDERERTLERELNLTREHEVAAKIAWTEASRQGESLSRQAGLLRDNAREAAERRARIEALNDRRREQASHLQGVADDARAVAAMVEHTLHDVAAKRDELQAAASSHDEELKALRAQRNQIEPKVTDLTGREHALDVNRERLAAESGQLMQKVSDELGLTLEELVSGYGPEQPVPVLDDEGNPVPLDETEAEAGTEEGETGGEAGTNGDSALFKTVPYNRQEQKKRLDKARRDLAALGKINPLATEEFEALEERNKYLNDQRNDVVKSRDDLMQLIKDLDSTMVQVFKSAFDDTAEAFEQMFATLFPGGTGRLRLENPEDMLTTGVLVEASPAGKRVKQLSLLSGGERSLTALALLFAIFTARPSPFYVMDEVEAALDDVNLTRLINAFNELRAHAQLIIITHQQRTMSIADALYGVTMRADGVTAVVSQKLER from the coding sequence ATGTATCTCAAGGAACTCACCCTCCGCGGATTCAAATCCTTCGCCTCCGCCACCACGTTGCGCTTCGAGCCCGGCATCACGGCGGTCGTCGGCCCCAACGGTTCGGGCAAGTCGAACATCGTCGACGCCCTGACCTGGGTGATGGGTGAGCAGGGCGCCAAAAACCTGCGCGGCACTTCGATGGAGGACGTGATTTTCGCGGGCACGTCCTCCCGCCCGCCATTGGGCCGTGCACAGGTGAGCCTGACCATCGATAATTCCGATCACACGCTCGATATCGATTACACGGAAGTCACCATATCCCGCACCATCTTCCGCAACGGAGGCTCCGAATACGCGATCAACGGCTCGCAATGCCGTCTGCTCGACATTCAGGAACTCCTCTCCGATACCGGTCTTGGCCAGCAGATGCACGTGATTGTGGGTCAGGGACGATTGGATGCGATTCTGAAGGCCGACCCGTCCGGCCACCGCGCGTTCATCGAAGAGGCCGCCGGCATCCTGAAGCACCGCAAGCGCAAGGAACGCGCGTTGCGCAAGTTGGCCAATACCGAAACGAACCTGAGTCGACTTGACGATTTGCTGGGGGAGATTCACCGCCAGCTCGGCCCCCTCGGACGCCAGGCACGCATCTCCCGGCGCGCCGACGCGATTCAGATATCCGTACGCGACGCCCAAGCACGCCTGTATGCCGAAGACGCCCAACGCTCGATGAGCCGCCGCGACACGGTACGTCAAGAGCTTGGCGATGTGCGCAACCAGCTGGCCGTCGCCCAACGTGAACTCGCCCACGTCAAAGTACGCATCGAACAGGTCGAGGCGTTGAGCTCTGAATCCAGTCCGGCCATCGCCAAGGCCAACCAATACTGGCATGAATTCTCGCAGACCCGTGAACGACTGAACGCGCTCGCCCAGTTGGCCGAAGAGCGTAGCCGGTCACTCACCGGCCAGATCGTCACCAACTTCGGTGAGGATCCCGGCATACTCGTCAAACGAGCCGAGGAACTGGAGTCTCAGGCCGCGGCACAAACCAAGGCCGTGGCCGATGCGCGCATCGCACTTGACAAGGCCACCGAGGAACGCGCCGACGACGAGAAGAAGCTTGCCTCAGTCCGCCAGACCTTGACAGAACTGCGCAAAACCGCACAGGAGCGCGATGCACAAATCGCCCGACTGCGCGAACTCATCGCCCGTGAGGAATCCGCCGTGCAACTGGCGACCAGCCGCGCCAAGGATTATGCCTCCCAACGCGACTTGCTGACTTCCCAGCGCGACGATGCCCAGCAACAGCTGGACGCATTGCGCAGCGAAGCAGACTCCATTGCCGACGATGACGGTGCCGCATTGGACGCCGCGCGTGCAACGCTCGCCGAATGCCGCGAACGACTGAACGAACTCGCCGATAAGCAGCGCGAGATACAGTCCAAGATCATCTCGCTCAAATCCAAGGCCGATGCGCTTGCCGACACGCTAGGCAGCCGCAATGCCTCCGGATCATTGGAACGCGACACGGACGTGGCCTCGCTTGGCCGACTCACCGACTTCATCCATGTGGCCGAAGGCTGGGAAGAAGCTGTGGCCCACGCGCTCGACCAGTATGCCAGCGCCATCGTGGTACCCGAGGCAGGCAACATGTTGCACGCCCTCGAACGCGCTCGGGAAGATAAGCTCGGCAAAGCCGTGGTGCTGACCGCGAGCATTGCCGGCGATCCCGTCACAGAGCCAGGCACGGAGTCGGAGGAGAGTAGCGCCGAGAACACGGCGGCCGCCCCGCAATCGGGCAACGCGCTGGCAGCATTCGTCACCGCGAACCCGGATGCCGAGAACCAGGCGCAGGCCGAAGCTGTCGTGCACACCGTGCGTCTCCTGCTGGCTGATGTAGCCATGGCCGGCACCGCCGACGAAGCACAGCACATCGTGGCATCCGGCGAAGCCATGCGGGCCGTCACCAAGAACGGCGAGACCTTCACACACGGCGTGGCGGCGGTCGGCGGCTCTTCCATCTCTCAATCGGACCTGTCTCTGGCCGCCCGTCGAGACAAAGCATTGGCACAGGTCAAACAGTTGGCCGCCCAAGACGGCGGAATGGCTGAGCAAGTGGCCGAGGCCAAAGCCAAACGCGATGAAGCGGCCCGACTCGTCGACCAGGAATCCGCCAAACGCACCGAAGCCCGGCTCAAAGCCCAACAGGCGGAGAAATCTCTGAAATCCGCCACAGACCGCGTCGCATCGTTCACCCGTCAGCTCGAGCAGCTGGATAGGAAAATCACCGAGACCCAAGAGAATCGCAACGAGCATCAGCTCAGGCTCGACGATCTCAATCGCGCTTTGGCATCGGCCCAGCAATCCACAGCGGAACATGCCGATTTCGACGAACTTGATGAACGTGAACGCACGCTGGAGCGCGAACTGAACCTGACTCGCGAGCATGAGGTCGCCGCGAAAATCGCGTGGACCGAAGCAAGCCGCCAAGGGGAGTCACTGAGCCGGCAGGCCGGGCTGCTGCGGGACAACGCCAGAGAAGCCGCTGAACGCCGCGCCCGCATCGAGGCGTTGAACGATCGCAGACGCGAGCAGGCCTCACACCTGCAAGGCGTGGCCGATGACGCGCGAGCAGTGGCCGCCATGGTGGAACATACGCTGCATGACGTGGCCGCCAAACGAGACGAGCTGCAGGCCGCCGCCTCCAGCCATGACGAGGAACTCAAGGCCCTGCGCGCGCAGCGCAACCAGATCGAGCCCAAGGTCACCGATCTGACCGGGCGCGAACATGCCTTGGATGTAAACCGCGAACGGTTGGCCGCCGAATCCGGGCAGCTCATGCAAAAAGTGTCCGACGAACTCGGTCTCACTTTGGAGGAATTGGTTAGTGGTTACGGCCCCGAACAGCCGGTGCCCGTGCTGGATGATGAGGGCAACCCTGTGCCGTTGGATGAGACGGAAGCTGAGGCTGGGACCGAAGAGGGAGAAACCGGGGGAGAGGCCGGCACCAACGGCGATTCCGCCCTCTTTAAGACCGTGCCGTATAACCGTCAGGAGCAGAAGAAGCGTCTCGATAAGGCTCGCCGCGATCTGGCCGCACTCGGTAAGATCAACCCTTTGGCCACCGAGGAATTCGAAGCGCTTGAGGAGCGGAACAAGTATCTCAATGATCAGCGCAACGATGTGGTCAAATCACGTGACGATTTGATGCAGCTCATCAAGGATCTCGATTCCACGATGGTCCAGGTGTTCAAATCCGCGTTCGACGATACCGCCGAGGCGTTCGAGCAGATGTTCGCCACGCTGTTCCCAGGCGGCACCGGACGACTGCGCCTGGAAAACCCGGAAGACATGCTCACCACCGGCGTACTGGTCGAGGCCAGCCCGGCCGGCAAGCGCGTCAAACAGCTGAGCCTCCTGTCCGGCGGCGAACGTTCGCTGACCGCGCTGGCGCTGCTGTTCGCGATTTTCACCGCCCGCCCCAGCCCATTCTATGTGATGGACGAGGTCGAGGCCGCGTTGGACGACGTGAACCTGACCCGTTTGATTAATGCGTTCAATGAGCTACGCGCCCATGCGCAGCTCATCATCATTACGCACCAGCAACGCACCATGTCGATTGCCGACGCGCTTTACGGCGTAACCATGAGAGCCGATGGCGTAACAGCCGTGGTGAGTCAAAAACTCGAACGATAA
- a CDS encoding carbohydrate ABC transporter permease → MAYSSVSGRPAHSRRVRPAADRGSAHSWTAGRMVGQVVLVIAALGIAIPTLWVFVASFKDKSEFYGSPWTWPKGLHWQNYADAFVDAKLGQYFGTSVLVTVMSMAMVLVIALPCSYVLARFDFPGKKILKLAVQAGLFINVNYIVVPIFLMLVDADKLLYNIMPNGFFVNNVFILALVYASTSLPFTIFLLQDFFASIPKDYEEAAMIDGASQTRIMTRIFFPMAMPAISMSMLFNFLTYWNDYIISMTLMTGNNRTVQVGLLNLMQTQKAATNYGRLYAGMVIVMVPVLIFYAVVQKKLLETSTMGGIK, encoded by the coding sequence ATGGCTTATTCATCAGTTTCCGGAAGACCGGCCCACTCCAGGCGCGTGCGTCCGGCGGCCGATCGAGGTTCGGCCCATTCATGGACGGCGGGCCGCATGGTTGGCCAGGTGGTGCTGGTAATCGCCGCCTTGGGCATCGCCATCCCCACCCTGTGGGTGTTCGTGGCTTCGTTCAAGGATAAAAGTGAGTTCTACGGATCACCCTGGACCTGGCCCAAGGGCCTGCACTGGCAGAACTATGCGGATGCTTTCGTGGACGCCAAGCTCGGACAGTACTTCGGCACATCGGTGCTGGTCACCGTCATGTCGATGGCCATGGTGCTGGTGATCGCGCTGCCCTGCTCCTACGTGCTCGCGCGCTTCGATTTTCCGGGCAAGAAGATTCTTAAACTCGCCGTTCAGGCCGGCCTGTTCATCAACGTGAACTACATCGTCGTGCCGATCTTCCTGATGCTTGTGGACGCCGACAAGCTGCTCTACAACATCATGCCGAACGGGTTCTTCGTGAACAACGTGTTCATCCTGGCGCTGGTCTACGCCTCGACGTCGCTGCCATTCACCATCTTCCTGCTCCAGGACTTCTTCGCCTCCATTCCGAAGGACTACGAGGAGGCCGCCATGATTGACGGCGCCTCGCAAACCAGGATCATGACCCGCATCTTCTTCCCGATGGCCATGCCCGCCATCTCCATGTCGATGCTGTTCAACTTCCTGACCTACTGGAACGACTACATCATCTCCATGACCCTCATGACCGGCAACAACCGCACCGTGCAAGTGGGCCTGCTCAACCTCATGCAGACGCAGAAGGCGGCCACCAACTACGGGCGCCTGTACGCCGGCATGGTGATCGTCATGGTGCCGGTGCTGATCTTCTACGCCGTCGTGCAGAAGAAACTCCTCGAAACCTCGACCATGGGAGGAATCAAATGA
- a CDS encoding DUF6903 family protein — protein MSDRTKSVIATTVKVTLYVCFVVLTIVGVGRDGWDGLCLELIGLAGVIGVVWWYNAHNR, from the coding sequence ATGAGCGACAGGACGAAAAGCGTGATCGCCACGACGGTCAAAGTGACGCTGTATGTCTGTTTCGTGGTGCTGACCATCGTCGGCGTCGGTCGTGACGGATGGGACGGGCTCTGCCTGGAACTCATCGGATTGGCCGGCGTGATCGGCGTGGTGTGGTGGTACAACGCGCATAACCGATGA
- a CDS encoding NUDIX hydrolase, whose translation MSTPPFILELRKKIGHDLLWLHGVTACVLDEHGRILLGRRADTGEWAMVYGIIDPGEQPADAAVREVKEETGVDVVVTDLVSVNSEQRILTYANGDHAQYMDHSFLCALKPGGNAEPFVGDDESLNVGWFALNELPSPLAHSTTERLSVFRRYLEAKAKGDAHALFMADGRMH comes from the coding sequence ATGAGCACGCCCCCGTTCATTCTGGAACTGCGTAAGAAGATCGGCCATGATTTGTTGTGGCTGCATGGCGTGACGGCATGCGTACTTGACGAACATGGACGCATACTGCTGGGTCGGCGCGCCGACACCGGAGAGTGGGCGATGGTGTACGGCATCATCGACCCGGGCGAGCAGCCTGCCGACGCCGCGGTACGCGAGGTGAAGGAGGAGACCGGCGTGGACGTCGTGGTCACCGACTTGGTGTCCGTGAATTCCGAGCAGCGTATCCTCACCTATGCCAACGGCGACCACGCGCAGTATATGGATCATTCCTTCCTGTGCGCGCTCAAGCCCGGCGGCAATGCCGAACCGTTTGTGGGGGATGACGAAAGCCTCAACGTCGGCTGGTTCGCATTGAACGAATTGCCCTCTCCCCTAGCCCATAGCACCACGGAACGCCTGTCGGTGTTCCGCCGCTATCTTGAGGCCAAGGCGAAGGGCGACGCCCATGCCTTGTTCATGGCCGACGGCCGGATGCACTAG
- a CDS encoding lipid II:glycine glycyltransferase FemX, with translation MITLEKVDGATLEAEAEKAGITLPIEQTKVWSGFQADIDGRTPWGDYLIKRDGELVAVISFIDFETHGYHYLRSMHGPAWVAKPTEAEEREVVDAIMDTVKKADKNIAFLRIDTWFADGTEKVLSTVPYDQTVIIDVTGGDDEILARMKRRGRRDVRKSLRECPAEVADETDKALADFSEYYDVMVETGQRDGFTPAPMSDYSDMIGALGADHCRVFAARIEDRVVAWSIVTVNGTHAVRYYAGMRNEVMRLHVTDKLLYSECCILGSQGITEYDLMGIGSDFAPSLKGLNEFKCKFTEEITPVAPARDVPIKKVFYKTLQTVQGVRKALR, from the coding sequence ATGATCACGTTGGAGAAAGTTGACGGAGCCACACTGGAAGCCGAAGCCGAGAAGGCCGGCATCACGTTGCCTATCGAACAGACCAAGGTTTGGTCTGGTTTTCAGGCGGATATCGACGGACGCACACCATGGGGCGATTATCTGATCAAGCGTGATGGTGAATTGGTCGCCGTGATCTCCTTTATCGATTTTGAGACGCACGGTTATCATTATCTGCGCTCGATGCATGGGCCGGCGTGGGTCGCCAAGCCCACCGAGGCTGAGGAGCGCGAGGTCGTCGACGCCATCATGGACACCGTCAAGAAGGCCGACAAGAACATCGCGTTCCTGCGTATCGACACCTGGTTCGCCGATGGTACGGAGAAGGTGCTCTCCACAGTGCCGTACGACCAGACCGTGATCATCGACGTCACCGGTGGCGATGATGAGATTCTGGCTCGGATGAAGCGTCGTGGACGCCGTGACGTGCGCAAGTCTCTGCGCGAGTGCCCGGCCGAGGTTGCCGATGAGACGGATAAGGCGCTGGCCGATTTCTCCGAATATTACGATGTGATGGTCGAGACCGGCCAGCGCGATGGATTCACGCCTGCTCCGATGAGCGACTATTCCGATATGATCGGCGCGTTGGGTGCCGACCATTGCCGTGTGTTCGCCGCACGTATTGAAGACCGTGTGGTGGCATGGTCGATTGTCACCGTGAACGGCACACATGCGGTGCGCTACTATGCCGGCATGCGCAACGAGGTTATGCGTCTGCATGTGACCGACAAGCTGCTGTATTCCGAATGCTGCATCCTAGGCTCGCAGGGTATTACTGAATACGATCTCATGGGCATTGGCTCCGACTTCGCGCCGTCTCTCAAGGGCCTTAACGAGTTCAAGTGCAAGTTCACCGAGGAAATCACCCCGGTGGCCCCCGCCCGCGACGTACCCATCAAGAAGGTCTTCTACAAGACGCTGCAGACTGTACAGGGCGTGCGCAAGGCATTGCGCTAA
- a CDS encoding bifunctional folylpolyglutamate synthase/dihydrofolate synthase — protein sequence MRDVELDIMSRPPEHNTTNLDLDRMNLMLDILGHPEQSFRVIHITGTNGKGSTARMAEAICRAYGMRTGLYTSPHLEKINERIAINGQQLSDDDFIDIWDQTKDLVALVDAKMEEQGKPKMSFFEVLTAMAIWKFADTPVDVAIVEVGMGGLWDATNVLNADAAIIGPVDMDHMQWLGDTVEQIATEKAGIIKPNCTAIIGPQPHEEAVMPILTEAAERNHATLVRDGYEMTVSDRMAAVGGQVATLTTPNGTYEGVPIAKFGEHQAHNALAALVAAEVVIPVNGPLDGDLVAEALSSVKIPGRIEQIRTSPTIILDGGHNVNAAEALRKAIEESYDFKQLVGVVAMMRDKQVEEYLGVLEPILSSVVVTENSWRERVMPADELEKIAVDVFGRDRVIKEANLPDAIQTAVNMVDAEDELGVGYGHGVLICGSFVTAGDARLMLEEHASPTMRQAMAVHQPAVDPDDSDRPADKAEDEAADNLEDSVSPDDFDVFDVLGLGKEQASDAGNAGTGTASADTGTDDSADAR from the coding sequence ATGCGGGACGTCGAACTGGACATCATGAGCCGCCCGCCGGAGCATAACACCACCAATCTGGATCTCGACCGGATGAACCTGATGCTCGACATCCTGGGCCACCCGGAGCAGTCGTTCCGCGTGATTCATATCACCGGCACCAACGGCAAAGGCTCCACCGCACGCATGGCCGAGGCCATCTGCCGCGCCTACGGTATGCGCACCGGCCTGTACACTTCGCCGCATCTGGAGAAGATCAACGAGCGTATCGCCATCAACGGCCAGCAGCTGTCCGACGACGATTTCATCGACATCTGGGACCAGACCAAGGATCTCGTGGCCCTGGTGGACGCCAAGATGGAGGAGCAAGGCAAGCCGAAGATGAGCTTCTTCGAGGTGCTCACCGCCATGGCCATCTGGAAGTTCGCCGACACGCCCGTGGACGTGGCCATCGTCGAGGTCGGCATGGGAGGCCTGTGGGACGCCACCAACGTGCTCAACGCGGATGCGGCCATCATCGGTCCGGTGGACATGGACCACATGCAGTGGCTGGGCGACACCGTCGAACAGATCGCCACCGAGAAGGCCGGCATCATCAAGCCGAACTGCACCGCCATCATCGGCCCGCAGCCGCATGAGGAAGCCGTCATGCCGATTCTCACCGAAGCCGCCGAACGCAACCACGCCACGCTCGTGCGCGACGGTTACGAAATGACCGTGTCCGACCGCATGGCTGCAGTCGGCGGACAAGTCGCCACCCTGACCACGCCCAACGGCACTTACGAGGGCGTGCCGATCGCCAAGTTCGGCGAGCATCAGGCCCATAACGCACTTGCCGCGCTCGTCGCCGCCGAAGTGGTGATTCCGGTCAATGGCCCGCTGGACGGCGACTTGGTGGCCGAGGCGTTGAGCTCGGTCAAGATTCCCGGCCGCATCGAACAGATCCGCACCTCGCCGACCATCATTCTGGATGGCGGACACAACGTGAATGCCGCCGAAGCCCTACGCAAGGCCATCGAGGAAAGCTACGACTTCAAGCAGCTGGTCGGTGTGGTCGCCATGATGCGCGACAAGCAGGTCGAGGAATATCTGGGTGTTCTGGAGCCGATCCTGAGCTCCGTGGTGGTCACCGAGAACTCGTGGCGCGAGCGTGTGATGCCGGCCGATGAACTTGAGAAGATTGCCGTGGACGTGTTCGGCCGTGACCGTGTGATCAAGGAAGCGAACCTGCCCGACGCGATTCAGACTGCCGTCAACATGGTCGATGCCGAAGACGAGCTGGGCGTGGGCTACGGCCACGGCGTGCTTATCTGCGGCAGCTTCGTCACCGCCGGCGACGCACGCCTGATGCTTGAGGAACACGCCAGCCCCACGATGAGGCAGGCCATGGCCGTCCATCAGCCGGCGGTCGACCCGGACGATTCGGATCGGCCGGCAGACAAGGCCGAGGATGAGGCCGCCGACAACCTCGAGGATTCGGTAAGCCCGGACGACTTCGACGTATTCGACGTCCTCGGCCTCGGTAAGGAACAGGCCAGTGACGCCGGTAACGCCGGCACCGGCACGGCCAGTGCCGACACAGGCACCGACGATTCCGCCGACGCCCGGTAA
- a CDS encoding aminopeptidase P family protein, which yields MGEVITAKDKEYEAEERATAPGANQSMSDRVNNRSLRPQSAAFKEFMKSGWADDDPEIKPLESSKFTPARLEALGKAFPGERLVIPAGQPKVRNNDCDYMFRPDTTFAYYTGLGSDYEAGAVLVLNPVDPDSPEAAAGKTHTPELFVAPRADNSTEDFFMSAHYGEYWVGPRAGLQEMQAMTGIETHDIAQLADALSKDVGAEAGAVRVRVVSETDPEITSMVESIREANGFADPDKNSASDDKLHEFAAEARMVKDGYEINEMRKAVDATKHGFDRLLSALPDALDKPRSERILEGAFNAVSREIGNAVGYDSIVASGPHAPILHWMRNTGVVKNGDMLLVDAGVEVDSLYTADITRTFPTNGKFTDFQKRLYQAVLDSQQAGFEAAKPGATYSDIHHACMRVIAECLHDWGLLPVSVEESLSPQGQQHRRWLACGVAHHLGLDVHDCAQARFESYQGAPIRPGMIFTIEPGLYFREDDLLIPPEYRGIGIRIEDDVLMTENGPEWISAGIPKTIEGVEAWMSERANA from the coding sequence ATGGGTGAAGTGATCACCGCCAAGGACAAGGAATATGAGGCCGAAGAGCGCGCTACGGCGCCGGGCGCGAACCAGTCGATGAGCGACCGCGTGAACAACCGCTCGCTGCGCCCGCAGTCGGCCGCATTCAAGGAGTTCATGAAGTCCGGCTGGGCCGATGACGATCCGGAGATCAAGCCTCTCGAATCCTCCAAGTTCACGCCAGCCCGTCTTGAGGCGCTGGGCAAGGCATTCCCCGGCGAGCGTCTGGTCATTCCGGCCGGCCAGCCGAAGGTGCGCAACAATGATTGCGATTACATGTTCCGCCCGGACACCACGTTCGCCTACTACACCGGCCTGGGTTCCGATTATGAAGCTGGTGCCGTGCTGGTCCTGAACCCGGTCGATCCCGACTCCCCCGAAGCTGCCGCCGGCAAGACCCACACCCCGGAACTGTTTGTGGCACCGCGCGCCGACAACTCCACCGAGGACTTCTTCATGTCCGCCCACTACGGCGAATACTGGGTTGGCCCGCGTGCTGGCCTCCAGGAGATGCAGGCGATGACCGGCATCGAAACCCACGACATCGCCCAGCTGGCTGACGCCCTGTCCAAGGACGTGGGTGCCGAGGCCGGTGCCGTGCGTGTGCGCGTGGTCAGCGAGACCGACCCCGAAATCACTTCGATGGTCGAGTCCATCCGCGAGGCCAACGGTTTCGCCGATCCGGACAAGAACTCCGCATCCGACGACAAGCTGCACGAGTTCGCCGCCGAGGCACGCATGGTCAAAGACGGCTACGAAATCAACGAGATGCGCAAGGCCGTGGACGCCACCAAGCATGGCTTCGACCGCCTGCTGTCCGCACTGCCGGACGCGCTGGACAAGCCGCGCTCCGAGCGTATCCTCGAAGGCGCGTTCAACGCTGTATCCCGCGAGATCGGCAACGCCGTCGGCTACGACTCCATCGTGGCCTCCGGCCCCCACGCTCCGATTCTGCATTGGATGCGCAACACCGGTGTGGTGAAGAACGGCGACATGCTGTTGGTGGATGCCGGCGTTGAGGTCGATTCCCTGTACACGGCCGACATCACCCGTACCTTCCCGACCAACGGCAAGTTCACCGACTTCCAGAAGCGTCTGTACCAGGCCGTGCTCGACTCGCAGCAGGCCGGTTTCGAAGCCGCCAAGCCGGGTGCCACCTACTCCGACATCCACCACGCCTGCATGCGCGTGATTGCCGAATGTCTGCACGATTGGGGTCTGCTGCCGGTGAGCGTCGAGGAGTCGCTGTCTCCGCAAGGCCAGCAGCACCGCCGTTGGCTCGCCTGCGGTGTGGCCCACCACTTGGGTCTTGATGTGCACGATTGCGCGCAGGCTCGTTTCGAGTCCTATCAGGGCGCGCCGATTCGTCCGGGCATGATCTTCACGATCGAGCCCGGCCTGTACTTCCGCGAGGATGATCTGCTGATTCCGCCGGAATACCGCGGCATCGGCATCCGTATCGAGGACGACGTGCTCATGACCGAGAACGGCCCCGAATGGATTTCCGCCGGCATCCCGAAGACCATCGAGGGAGTCGAGGCGTGGATGTCGGAACGGGCCAACGCATGA
- a CDS encoding carbohydrate ABC transporter permease encodes MSSTKHTTDLGRMRSRFGILCSLPTAILLIIFIFIPTVNVFRMSVYKWSGYSDEQTFVGLSNFRKLFVDPNFIHAFQNTVLILVLVTSVTMPLAIIFAAVLTQNRIIGGSLIRFILYVPSVLSIVVVAAIFSAIYDQNNGLINGTLSFLHLNGLKQVWLGNQDIVIFSIAFAMLWQSCGYYMVMYMSSMAGIDPSLYEAAQLDGASKTRQLFSITIPLIWANIRTTLTFFIISSVNLSFVLVTALTNGGPDNASQVLLGYMYDQAYSNSSYGYGMAIGVVIFLFSFIMSLIVNRATKREVLQY; translated from the coding sequence ATGTCTTCAACGAAACATACAACCGACCTTGGCAGGATGCGCAGCCGTTTCGGCATTCTTTGCTCGCTGCCCACCGCAATCCTGCTCATCATCTTCATCTTCATACCCACGGTCAACGTGTTCCGCATGTCCGTATACAAATGGAGCGGCTACTCGGACGAACAGACCTTCGTGGGGCTTTCGAACTTCCGGAAACTGTTCGTCGATCCGAACTTCATCCACGCGTTCCAGAACACCGTGCTCATCCTCGTGCTGGTCACCTCCGTCACCATGCCGCTGGCCATCATCTTCGCCGCGGTGCTCACGCAGAACCGCATCATCGGAGGCTCGCTGATTCGCTTCATCCTCTATGTGCCCTCGGTGCTGTCCATCGTGGTGGTCGCGGCCATATTCTCCGCCATCTACGATCAGAACAACGGCCTGATCAACGGCACCCTGAGCTTCCTGCACCTGAACGGGCTCAAGCAGGTGTGGCTGGGCAATCAGGACATCGTCATCTTCTCCATCGCCTTCGCCATGCTATGGCAGTCCTGCGGATACTACATGGTGATGTACATGTCGTCGATGGCGGGCATCGACCCGAGCCTGTACGAGGCGGCGCAGCTGGACGGCGCCAGCAAGACTCGACAGCTGTTCTCGATCACCATCCCATTGATCTGGGCGAACATCCGCACCACGCTCACCTTCTTCATCATCAGTTCGGTGAACCTCAGCTTCGTGCTCGTTACGGCCCTGACCAACGGCGGGCCCGATAACGCGTCTCAAGTGCTGCTCGGCTACATGTACGACCAGGCGTATTCGAACTCGTCCTACGGCTACGGCATGGCGATCGGCGTGGTGATCTTCCTGTTCAGCTTCATCATGTCGTTGATCGTGAACCGTGCCACCAAGCGCGAAGTGCTGCAATACTAA